The Pseudomonas orientalis genome contains a region encoding:
- a CDS encoding type II toxin-antitoxin system RelE family toxin, with amino-acid sequence MTYSLDFDACALKEWQKFGDTLRQQLKKKLVEILNTPRNEANRLHGLPDCYKIKLRSSGYRLIYQVIDQEITVVVVAVDKREHDQAYRKVNERLS; translated from the coding sequence ATGACTTATAGCCTTGATTTTGATGCATGCGCATTGAAGGAATGGCAAAAATTCGGCGACACCCTGCGCCAGCAGCTCAAGAAGAAGCTGGTGGAGATTCTGAACACCCCCCGCAACGAAGCCAATCGCCTGCATGGACTCCCTGACTGCTACAAGATCAAATTACGCAGTAGCGGCTACAGACTGATCTATCAAGTGATCGATCAGGAAATTACCGTCGTCGTGGTGGCCGTGGATAAGCGGGAGCATGATCAGGCCTATCGCAAGGTGAATGAGCGCTTAAGCTAA
- a CDS encoding helix-turn-helix domain-containing protein, protein MKTVALGQAIKRLRTAQGMSQSRLGSLAGFDPNTISRFETGNYPPSVEALYKIAQSLNVSVRDFFVDMENDDEKRSYLFNIICNSSSEELDRLVELVSLPDKKD, encoded by the coding sequence ATGAAAACCGTAGCGTTAGGGCAGGCAATCAAGCGTCTCAGAACCGCACAAGGCATGAGCCAATCACGCCTTGGGAGCCTTGCAGGCTTTGATCCCAATACGATTAGCCGTTTTGAGACTGGTAACTACCCACCCAGCGTTGAAGCCCTGTACAAAATTGCTCAGTCGCTGAACGTATCAGTGCGGGATTTTTTCGTTGACATGGAAAATGATGATGAAAAAAGATCTTATCTTTTTAACATCATTTGCAATTCATCATCAGAAGAATTAGATAGATTGGTTGAATTGGTCAGCCTTCCCGACAAGAAAGACTGA
- a CDS encoding IS3 family transposase (programmed frameshift), protein MSNQRYPEEFKIQAVKQVTEKQLPVSEVAARLGVSVHSLYAWVKRYTKPQEQRVEEDDQSAEVRRLRAELKRVTEERDNLKKGRRVLCQGVRLKYAFIKQQAGHYAIRRLCLTLKVHPSGYYAWLSEPKSARAKDDQRLLGLIKHSWLESGGVYGYRKIHDDLREVGESCGRHRVARLMRLEGLRSQTGYRRRPGKYGGKPAVASPNLLKRQFDVREPNKVWVTDITYIRTYEGWLYLAVVLDLFSRQIIGWSMKSQMTSDVAIDALLMAVWRRKPKQEVMIHSDQGSQYSSSDWRSFLKANNLVASMSRRGNCHDNAVAESFFQLLKRERIKRKIYTTRQDARDDVFDYIEMFYNPKRRHSFNNQLSPVEFEKRYAASLESV, encoded by the exons ATGAGCAACCAGCGTTATCCCGAAGAATTCAAAATCCAGGCGGTCAAGCAAGTGACCGAAAAGCAGCTTCCTGTCTCGGAGGTGGCTGCACGATTGGGTGTGTCTGTGCACAGCCTCTATGCCTGGGTTAAGCGCTACACCAAGCCTCAGGAACAGCGCGTTGAGGAGGATGATCAGAGCGCTGAGGTTCGTCGTCTACGTGCCGAGCTGAAACGGGTGACGGAGGAGCGAGACA ATCTTAAAAAAGGCCGCCGCGTACTTTGCCAAGGAGTGCGGCTGAAGTACGCCTTTATTAAGCAGCAAGCGGGTCATTACGCGATTCGACGGCTTTGCCTGACGCTCAAGGTTCATCCCAGCGGCTACTACGCGTGGCTATCAGAACCAAAATCTGCGCGAGCCAAGGACGATCAGCGACTGCTTGGATTGATCAAACACTCCTGGCTGGAAAGCGGTGGCGTTTATGGCTATCGAAAGATCCATGATGACCTGCGAGAGGTTGGTGAGAGCTGTGGCCGTCACCGGGTGGCTAGGTTGATGCGCCTTGAAGGTTTACGTTCTCAGACTGGGTATCGACGGAGGCCTGGAAAATACGGCGGTAAGCCAGCCGTTGCCTCACCGAACTTACTGAAGCGCCAATTCGATGTCAGAGAACCCAACAAAGTTTGGGTCACAGACATTACCTACATCCGAACATATGAAGGCTGGCTGTATTTGGCCGTGGTGCTCGATCTGTTTTCACGCCAGATCATTGGTTGGTCAATGAAGTCGCAGATGACCAGCGACGTAGCCATTGATGCACTGCTGATGGCGGTTTGGAGACGTAAGCCGAAGCAAGAGGTGATGATCCACTCGGATCAAGGCAGTCAGTACAGCAGCTCAGACTGGCGAAGCTTCTTGAAAGCTAACAACCTGGTAGCCAGCATGAGTCGTCGAGGTAATTGCCACGACAACGCTGTGGCGGAGAGCTTTTTCCAGTTGCTGAAGCGGGAACGGATCAAGCGTAAAATCTACACTACACGCCAGGATGCTCGAGATGATGTGTTCGATTACATCGAGATGTTTTACAACCCAAAACGACGCCACAGTTTCAACAATCAGCTGTCACCGGTAGAGTTTGAAAAGCGTTACGCAGCGAGCCTTGAGAGTGTCTAG
- a CDS encoding N-6 DNA methylase: MNEQVKELKKQIFKITAHRNDSNRSNETLAFRSFIAYSFAIQFSEFIKRYKHYGVTEAVLEESIFVRPSHFEIDEKLFNSFDLDALIQATNIYSQIVKDLPPFTDVLSMLLEEILLTHKRGSELGQFLTPTDIADSLTELFNEEQLLRTEPYSIGDICVGAGSLILPPLKMKAINTPEKIGLIKLVLNDIDPIMCTAVALQLITNTVQHNIDLNGLTITCANAITKYNKKDTMVFGFKTPSIVFERINEIKEHKKAATQYDHLSSMIRNVLTTERSIHQNNN, from the coding sequence ATGAATGAACAAGTAAAAGAGTTGAAAAAGCAGATTTTTAAAATCACCGCCCATCGAAACGATTCAAACAGAAGCAATGAAACCCTAGCCTTTAGATCATTTATTGCCTATAGCTTCGCCATTCAATTCAGTGAATTTATCAAACGATACAAGCACTATGGAGTTACAGAAGCTGTTCTTGAAGAAAGTATCTTTGTACGCCCTTCCCATTTCGAAATAGACGAGAAGCTTTTTAACTCGTTTGACCTCGACGCTTTGATCCAAGCAACCAACATCTATAGTCAAATTGTTAAAGACTTACCGCCATTCACTGACGTGTTGTCTATGCTTTTGGAAGAAATTCTATTGACTCATAAAAGAGGATCGGAGCTAGGTCAATTTCTTACACCTACTGATATAGCTGATTCATTAACAGAATTATTCAACGAAGAACAGTTATTAAGAACGGAACCCTACAGTATTGGTGATATATGCGTTGGGGCAGGCAGCCTTATACTACCGCCCTTAAAAATGAAAGCTATTAATACGCCTGAAAAGATTGGGCTTATAAAACTAGTGCTTAATGATATTGATCCAATCATGTGTACTGCCGTAGCCCTTCAATTAATCACAAATACCGTTCAGCATAATATTGACTTAAATGGTCTCACAATAACTTGTGCAAATGCTATTACTAAATACAATAAAAAAGACACAATGGTATTTGGCTTTAAAACACCATCAATTGTTTTTGAACGTATTAACGAAATCAAAGAGCACAAGAAAGCAGCAACCCAATATGATCATCTTTCGTCAATGATTCGCAATGTATTAACAACTGAAAGATCAATACACCAAAACAATAATTAA
- a CDS encoding LexA family protein yields the protein MLTVLGPLLIDPDPTRKAIQGKVSCGFPSPAMEYSEPPLSLDELVGLREPSRWLLRASGESLIGLGVYDRDVLIVDKALEPIDCDVVVVCIGADFVAKEFRERPGKAPLLISHNPLNASIEVGDWEEIQLWGVVLWNLHRLSR from the coding sequence ATGCTTACCGTCCTTGGTCCGCTCCTAATAGATCCAGATCCCACACGAAAAGCCATTCAGGGCAAGGTTTCCTGTGGGTTTCCATCCCCGGCTATGGAGTACAGCGAGCCGCCTTTAAGCCTTGATGAACTGGTGGGACTACGTGAACCTTCACGGTGGCTTCTGAGGGCTTCAGGCGAATCTCTGATTGGCCTGGGTGTTTATGACCGGGATGTGTTGATAGTGGATAAAGCGTTAGAGCCAATTGATTGTGATGTGGTGGTTGTGTGCATTGGTGCAGATTTTGTGGCGAAAGAATTTCGTGAAAGACCCGGAAAAGCACCTTTATTGATTTCTCATAATCCTTTAAACGCTTCAATTGAAGTTGGTGATTGGGAAGAAATTCAGCTTTGGGGCGTTGTTTTGTGGAATCTTCATAGGCTTTCAAGATAA
- a CDS encoding DUF6538 domain-containing protein, which yields MGIDNLTLRKGTYHVRVSVPPELRKSLGKTEITRSLKTGSKTEANLKKLPILEAIRLEIEKHRKAHNPEKIYDLFETAHKFSKESEKEEHLTISEIMANGKNDEWYYKGFFINDLSEMLIKGFQNPLINGSEKKPKRIEHEREVTEKLNDWKNRWNETASQKTKLTIGDQIEASSELNEIWNNKFIESLEFAGKKLTPVEKSNVKEIIADSKFFTPNTEFSDSRLEDFQEYQIKIRKVIQKTVDMQVSRLKTLREFFTANKLELNHKSVRTWLEKEQVLSAKTKKQYILAGNTFWKWALNNVPEFEEKYGESNPAFVGHEFPMNRKGKAQVEKERKKYSVKQVEEIFAKSKELNGKNRQHLMDVIRIGAYSGMRIEEICILEFDRDLIEEEGIYSFSLDEAKNRSSIRTIPIHPDLLPIIERLKNESTDGYLIPSPAGNKYGIRSDFLSKAFGRLKTSMGFNEQYVFHSLRGTVITQLQRAGVIDTTAKCITGHEIGDVHNDVYSDGASAQQKYDAIVKLKYNFE from the coding sequence ATGGGCATCGACAATCTGACGCTTCGCAAAGGAACGTATCACGTTCGTGTTTCAGTACCTCCAGAGCTTCGTAAAAGCCTTGGAAAAACCGAGATCACCAGATCCCTAAAGACAGGCTCAAAAACAGAAGCAAATCTAAAAAAGCTTCCGATCCTTGAAGCAATTCGTCTTGAAATTGAAAAACATCGTAAAGCTCATAATCCTGAAAAAATCTATGATTTGTTCGAAACCGCCCACAAATTCAGCAAAGAATCTGAAAAAGAAGAACATTTAACAATTTCTGAAATTATGGCTAATGGCAAAAATGACGAATGGTATTATAAAGGATTCTTTATAAACGACCTTTCAGAAATGCTCATTAAAGGCTTTCAGAATCCACTAATTAATGGAAGTGAAAAGAAACCAAAACGTATTGAGCATGAGCGTGAAGTTACAGAAAAACTGAATGATTGGAAAAATCGTTGGAATGAAACCGCTTCTCAAAAAACAAAGTTGACCATTGGCGATCAAATCGAAGCTTCAAGCGAACTCAACGAAATTTGGAATAATAAATTTATTGAGTCATTGGAGTTTGCAGGCAAGAAATTAACACCAGTAGAAAAATCAAATGTTAAAGAAATCATTGCCGATTCGAAATTCTTCACGCCAAACACTGAATTCAGTGATAGCCGTTTAGAGGACTTCCAAGAATATCAAATAAAGATACGCAAAGTGATTCAAAAAACGGTTGACATGCAAGTCAGTCGCTTAAAGACATTGCGTGAATTCTTTACTGCCAATAAGCTTGAATTGAACCATAAATCAGTACGCACATGGTTAGAAAAAGAACAGGTATTATCCGCCAAAACAAAAAAACAGTATATTCTTGCTGGGAACACTTTTTGGAAATGGGCATTAAACAATGTGCCTGAGTTTGAAGAAAAATATGGTGAATCAAATCCTGCATTTGTTGGGCATGAATTCCCAATGAACAGGAAAGGTAAAGCGCAAGTTGAGAAAGAACGTAAAAAATATAGCGTCAAACAGGTAGAAGAAATATTTGCAAAGTCAAAAGAACTGAACGGCAAAAATCGTCAACACCTAATGGACGTTATACGCATTGGCGCTTATTCAGGAATGCGTATTGAAGAAATTTGTATTTTGGAATTTGACCGTGATTTAATTGAAGAAGAAGGCATTTACAGCTTTTCACTAGATGAAGCTAAAAACCGTTCTTCAATACGCACTATACCAATACACCCTGACCTGTTACCAATCATTGAACGTCTAAAAAACGAAAGCACAGATGGTTATTTAATACCATCACCAGCAGGAAACAAATATGGAATTCGTTCAGACTTTTTAAGCAAGGCATTTGGACGTTTAAAAACCTCTATGGGCTTTAATGAACAATACGTATTCCATAGCTTGCGAGGAACGGTGATTACACAACTACAACGCGCTGGAGTTATCGACACCACCGCAAAATGTATTACAGGGCATGAGATTGGTGATGTGCATAATGACGTGTATTCAGATGGTGCATCAGCACAACAGAAATATGATGCAATAGTGAAATTAAAATACAATTTTGAATAA
- a CDS encoding ParA family protein, whose translation MQKSNSNKKAKTILLTSVKGGVSKTTTSYNLATNLANKGYSVHILDLDIQRSCAKTFENRITTFDSETKETELKIELEETNPNYLSNFNIKRLNQKLEEIQHYKSLNLYVSSVNIESDVASYVRSIQSEYDFIICDSKCEVTQTTTIDIMNIADLVIFPYLDSALDLETVGEIDLLVKSNIIKNKYTNTIYRSILICDNTISKNEEAEFVQFFKSFYSESQPLLNHTIKKRKAYKEAIFAGKGVCEVKTTPSTVKAQNEFLAVAQEILNLLK comes from the coding sequence ATGCAAAAATCTAACAGCAACAAGAAAGCAAAAACCATTCTTCTAACGTCAGTTAAAGGAGGTGTTTCTAAAACAACAACCTCATACAACCTTGCAACAAATTTAGCAAACAAAGGATACTCAGTTCATATTTTAGATTTGGATATTCAACGTTCATGCGCAAAAACATTTGAAAACCGCATCACAACATTTGATTCTGAAACGAAAGAAACTGAGTTAAAGATTGAGCTTGAAGAAACCAATCCAAATTACCTTTCAAACTTCAACATAAAAAGACTTAACCAGAAGTTAGAGGAAATCCAACATTACAAATCTCTAAACCTCTATGTCAGCAGCGTGAACATAGAATCAGATGTAGCCTCTTACGTCAGGTCTATCCAGAGTGAATATGACTTTATTATATGCGATTCAAAATGTGAAGTAACTCAAACAACGACTATCGACATTATGAACATAGCTGACCTTGTGATTTTCCCTTATTTAGATTCTGCCTTAGACCTTGAAACAGTTGGAGAAATTGACCTACTTGTTAAATCCAATATCATCAAAAACAAATACACCAACACGATTTATAGAAGCATATTGATTTGCGATAACACCATTTCAAAGAACGAAGAAGCTGAATTTGTACAGTTCTTTAAATCTTTCTATTCAGAGTCCCAGCCTTTACTTAACCACACCATCAAGAAAAGAAAGGCTTACAAAGAAGCTATCTTTGCTGGGAAAGGTGTATGCGAAGTGAAAACCACACCATCCACTGTGAAAGCTCAAAATGAGTTTTTGGCAGTGGCACAAGAAATCTTAAACCTATTGAAATAA
- a CDS encoding type II toxin-antitoxin system RelB/DinJ family antitoxin, which translates to MASINVRIDDDLKARAYLELEKLGVTPSELMRQALQYVAERGQLPFKPVLMTEEDEALMATVRERLASPQRVKVSLDDL; encoded by the coding sequence ATGGCATCTATCAACGTTCGTATTGATGACGACCTGAAAGCGCGCGCCTATCTCGAATTGGAGAAGCTCGGCGTCACGCCCTCCGAGCTGATGCGTCAGGCGCTGCAGTACGTAGCCGAGCGTGGTCAGCTGCCATTCAAGCCCGTGCTGATGACGGAGGAAGATGAAGCCTTGATGGCCACCGTACGTGAACGCTTGGCATCTCCCCAGCGAGTGAAGGTTTCGTTGGATGACTTATAG
- a CDS encoding Y-family DNA polymerase, with the protein MFCLVDCDCFYVSCERLFQPELRNVPVAALSNSDGAVVSRSLECKALGVKMGQPFFEIKHLMETQGLKVVSSNYALYQEISNRVMKILAGFAPRIEVYSIDESWLDFSGISGDLEKIGKEIQKEVLRQTGIGVGVGFGKTKTLAKMANFSAKKWRLKTGGVVVLDDPEKIEKLLKWLPVSEIWGIGRKISARLEIMGIKKAIQLRDYDKKSLRKMFNVNVEKTATELGGVSCYRLEENSEPKQSIASTRSFGTRITELQGLREAVTTYASRAAVKLRSERQLCSCLQVFIQTSRFDDKPYSRSAICALTTPTNDTREFVSLALEGLDRIFIKGYRYAKAGIILTQFCDGKSYQPDLFAPAPRKNSEELMNIMDSINLRWGRGTMRLATEPQIASWGMKRDYLSDSFLTDWNQLRSVKC; encoded by the coding sequence ATGTTTTGTCTTGTCGATTGTGATTGCTTCTACGTTTCTTGTGAAAGATTGTTTCAACCTGAATTGAGAAATGTTCCAGTTGCAGCGCTTTCTAATAGTGATGGTGCTGTTGTTTCAAGATCATTGGAATGTAAAGCGCTTGGTGTAAAAATGGGGCAACCATTTTTTGAGATTAAACACCTGATGGAAACGCAAGGGCTAAAGGTAGTTTCTTCAAATTATGCGCTCTATCAGGAAATTTCAAATAGAGTGATGAAGATTCTTGCGGGTTTTGCTCCAAGAATTGAGGTTTATTCAATTGATGAAAGTTGGTTAGATTTTTCTGGAATCTCTGGTGATTTGGAGAAAATAGGAAAAGAAATTCAGAAAGAAGTTTTAAGGCAGACGGGTATTGGTGTTGGTGTAGGTTTTGGAAAAACCAAGACTCTTGCCAAGATGGCTAATTTTTCAGCGAAAAAATGGCGTCTAAAAACTGGTGGTGTTGTTGTTCTTGATGATCCTGAGAAAATTGAAAAGCTTTTGAAATGGTTGCCAGTTTCTGAAATTTGGGGAATTGGTCGAAAGATTTCAGCACGTCTTGAAATAATGGGTATCAAGAAAGCCATTCAATTACGTGATTATGATAAAAAATCACTCAGAAAAATGTTCAATGTGAATGTTGAAAAAACTGCAACAGAACTTGGTGGTGTGTCTTGCTACAGGCTTGAAGAGAATTCAGAACCAAAGCAATCAATAGCCTCTACACGTTCGTTTGGGACTCGTATTACTGAACTGCAGGGATTGCGTGAAGCGGTAACGACTTACGCCAGTAGAGCCGCTGTGAAGCTTCGTAGCGAACGTCAACTGTGTTCATGTCTCCAAGTTTTCATTCAGACAAGCCGATTCGATGACAAACCCTATTCCAGATCTGCAATCTGTGCGCTGACGACTCCAACGAATGACACAAGAGAATTCGTTTCTTTGGCTCTTGAGGGCTTGGATAGAATCTTTATTAAGGGCTATCGGTATGCAAAAGCCGGGATAATACTCACGCAATTTTGCGATGGTAAATCTTATCAACCTGATTTGTTTGCACCAGCGCCACGGAAAAATTCAGAAGAATTGATGAACATTATGGATTCGATAAATCTTCGTTGGGGTAGAGGAACAATGCGGTTAGCTACTGAACCGCAAATTGCAAGTTGGGGTATGAAACGTGATTACTTGTCAGATAGTTTTTTGACAGACTGGAATCAATTGAGAAGCGTGAAATGCTAA